The sequence ATAAAATCCTCCTATTGTGGTTTTGGCGGTAATTACAGATTTTTACCTCCCACAAATATGTGTTTTGCACATACCTTTTTATTATACACTAAATTCAAAAAAAAGCAAGCATTCATGCTCACTTTTTCTTATTTTTCTGCTAGTGCAGAGCGAACCATGCGAAAGAAAGTTTTCATTTCCTCCAGGCTGGTTTTTGAGCCCTTCTCCAGTCGGTCAATTTCCTGTCCATCTGAGAAATAAGCCATGTAAGGAACTGTTTTGATGGTAAATTGCTGTCGAAAGGCTTGGATATCCTTATCCTCTCGGTCCTCGGTATCTAAAAAATAAATCTTTGGCCGCAAACTTTTTGGACTTGCAGAATAGGTCTTTAGAAACTGGTGACAATAGAGGCAACTTGAACGTCCCGCATAAAGGACAAATTCTTCATCATCTGCCAAGAAGGTTGTGATTTCCCCTACATTGACTTCTTGAAAGTCTGTCACAACTTCAGCATACCATTCATGGTCTAAAGCAGATTGATCCCGTGTCGCTGCAAAGGGGCGTATCAGTACATAAGCAAGAACTAGGCTCAGGGTAAGGACGGCTATTCCAATTCCGATAATTTTTTTCATCTTCTTTCTCCTAGCTTCTTCATTCTGTTAGAAACTGGTTTACATTTACCTCATTTTTTTATAGAATGAAGCTATGATTATTCTAAAAATTGCTTCGATTCTTTTCTTAATTCTTACACTAACAGCTTCCATCATAGCTGTCAAACTATTCGGCTTGGAAAAGAAGGGTTGGAACTTTGCAGATATTGCCTTCCCACTCTATTTCATCGAATCCTACATCATCTCAGATCGGATATTTTACCACAGCTTACTTCCCCATTTGGTCCTCCTCTTGGGACTCTTAGCTATTGGGATTGCTAGCTTCTTTCTGTTTAAAAAACGAACCTTTTCCTACCGTCGCTTTTTCAAATTTTTCTGGCGATCTGGTTTCATTTTGACCTTCCTCTTTTACCTAGCCCTTGTCATCACCTTGTTCACCCTGAAATAGCAGGCTGATAATCGGCAAGAGGCTGGTCGATAAAGACAAAATCAAATTCTTCAACAACATCATGATGGGAGTTGGGAGCTATCGCATCTGCGCCTTGCTCCCACTTCTTTTTATTCATGAATTTCGAGCGGTAGACCATCTGGATCAAAGAAGAAGGCCATCTTCTTCCCATCAAAATCGTCTGTCCGTAGGGCTTCATGTCGGATGCCCAAACGGTCAAATTCTTCTAAGCAAGCCTCCACATCTGCAACCTGGAAGGCTAAATGGCGTAGACCTGTATGCTCAGGATGAGGCATGGCTGGTCTAAGCGGAGCATCCGGTTTGATGAAAATTTCTAAGATCATATTGCCCTTTTTGACATTGAAAAGAATGTCATTTTTTTCTGGCCGGATGTGTTCATCCAACTGTTCAAAGCCCAATTTATCGACATAAAATTCTCTTGTTTGTTCATAATTACTGCCGATGATGGCAATATGATGGACTGCTTCAAATTTCATTACTGTGTCTCCAATACCTTTCTAGGCTTGGTTCCTTCTGCTGGACCAATAACCCCTGCTGCTTCCAATTCTTCCATGAGTCTGGTTGCTCGGTTAAAGCCGACAGATAATCGGCGTTGGATCATGGATGCGCTAGCTTTTTGCGTTTCGACAACCAAAGCCCGTGCTTCGTTGAAAAGTGGATCTCCTCCAGCATCACCAAAACCTGTATCACTATCGCCTTCTGCCACTTCACCAGGGTCAAATGTCTCATCATAGTCTGCCTCAGCTTGCTCTTTGATAAAGCTCACAATGGCTTCTACATCATCATCTGAAATAAAGGAACCTTGCAGACGGACTGGGTGGTTTTCATCGATCGGTTTGAAGAGCATGTCCCCTCGTCCCAAGAGTTTTTCTGCACCATTTTCATCTAAGATGGTCCGACTATCTGTACCGCTTGATACCGCAAAGGCAATCCGCGACGGCACATTGGCCTTAATCAGACCAGAGATAACATCAACGGATGGACGTTGGGTAGCAAGAATCATGTGGATACCTGCTGCACGAGCCTTCTGTCCCAAGCGAATAATGGCATCTTCCACTTCCTTGCTGGCTACCATCATCAGGTCGGCCAACTCGTCCACAATTACGACAATCAAGGGCAGGGGAATCTGCTTTTCATTTGAACGGGAGTTAAACTCTTCTACCTTGGCATTGTAACCTTCCAAGTTTCGTACCCCAAGATGGCTAAAGAGCTCATAGCGTTTTTCCATCTCGTCCACGACTTTTTGAAGGGCACGAGCTGCCTTGCGGGGATTGGTCACAACAGGGATCAATAGGTGAGGAATATCGTTATAGACTGACAATTCGACCATTTTGGGGTCAATCATCATGAACTTGACTTGGTCTGGTCCAGCCTTCATCAGGATGGAAGAGATAATTCCATTGACTGCAACGGACTTACCTGAACCAGTTGAACCTGCTACGAGCAAGTGGGGCATGCGCGCCAAGTTAAAGGAGCGAACAGAGCCATTAACTGCTTTTCCAAGTGGAATCTCCAAGAGTTTGTTGGCATCCGTCTTGGATTGCTCCCAAAGTTCTCGAAAGGGTACCATGGCAACTTCTGAGTTAGGAACTTCTATACCGACCAAAGATTTACCTGGAATCGGTGCTTCAATACGGACATCTTTGGCAGCAAGTGCCAGGGCCAAATCGTCAGCTAGATTGGAAATACGGTTAACACGAACTCCGACTGCTGGTTTGACTTCATACTTGGTAACGGACGGACCAATCTCAGCCCGTTCAACTGCTACTTTAATCCCAAAGCTAGCAAAGGTTTCTTCCAAAACCTTGATATTTTGACGAACAATCTTTTTCTCATTTGCTTGACTTTTGGCCTTAATAGGTGCAAACAAATCAATGGACGGTAGCTTATAAGCCAGATTTTTCTTTGGTTGAAAATCAATCTGGATGTCCTGTCCATCATCGTCAGATACAACTTGTTGCTGAGCAGGAAGATCTGCCTCATCTTCAACCAATAGGACTGGAAATTCCTCTTCCTCTTGACTGTCATATCCTGAGATAATTGGAACTTGGGGAGCTTCTTCTAAAATCTCTCCTGTTTCAAGGTCCACATGTGGATGGAGAAGGGCGACTGCCTCTCTCTCTTTCGTCTCTTGTTCTAACCTAAGAGCCGCTTGTTCAGCTTCTAAGGCTGCTTGCTGCGCAGCTTTTTCCGCACGTTTTTCCTCTTTTTGAACTGCCCGAAGGGCTCTTTTTTCTGCCCTCTCCTGACTTGCCTGACTCATGCGCTGGCCAGCAAGTCCAAGAAACTCTCCGATATCATAGACAGACCAGGGACCGATGAAAAAGAGGCCAAACAGAACCAACAATCCTGCAATTAAAAAGGTCCCAATATTGGCAAAAAGAAAGGAAACCGGCAGGTAGAGAGTCCCTCCGATTAAGCCACCGCCTAGAAATTCCGTTACTTTCAAACCAAAAAGGTCCTTAAAGGCCAACTCTAGGGTATGTCCAAATAGATCTCGTCCTGTATAGACTTGATCAAAATAAGCCTGATAAGCCAATAAGAATCCGATAATGATAAACCCGATTCCCAAGCGAGTTCCTTCCCTCTCCTTGATTTTCGGTCCTACAAATGCAATGATAAATGCCGCAGTTAAACCGAGGTAGGCCAAACTACCAATCAAGATACGAGTTATATTATAAAGTGTGACACCAACTGCACCCAAGCGCAGCATGGTAAAAATGAGTAGAAACAGGAACAGACCACGAACTACAAAATTCTGGACTGTCTGTCTCTGCGCCTGCTCAGCCTTGGTCGGCCTGCGGGTCGCCTTTCCTTTTTTACTTGACTTTGCCATATCTTCCTCAACTTTCTCAATCTCCTTATTTTATCATAATTTAGATAGATTTTCATAGATAAAAAAAAAGAGATTGGCTTTGCCAATCTACATCTTCTTCTTTGGATGTTTGTCAATGACTTCTGGGTGATTATCCAGAGCAGCTCTGCCTTTTTCCGTCAGGGCATAGCCACGGACAGCAAAGTAAGGAGCTAGTTTTTCTTCTGTCAAGTGGTCCTTGAGGGCAGTGTCGAGGTCGGCCGCCTTCATCTTGGAAAGACCGGTCACGCCTTCTGCCTTGAGGATATTCTTCTTGGCAGTGGAGGTGATGTGGTCCAGCGAATCAAAGGCTGACTCTAAATAAACATAGCCATCCGCCAACAACTTTTCCATGTGGGCAGGTCCGTTGATGCCGTAGATGTACTCAAAATACTTGGAATAGGGTGTCGTAGTTGTAAAGGTGCCAAAGTTGACACGCCAGAGGAGGATAATGTCCCCCGCCAGCAAGCCTTCTTCCAGGCGAATCATATTGCGTTTGGGAACGGGCTTGGCCTCCAAAAGCCAGGCTGCCAAGTCACGTTCAGGGGAAATATAGGGCTTTACCTCATGGTCTTTGTACATTTCTTCAAGACGTTTTTCAATAGACATTTTTCAAACTTCTCCTATATAGCTCAGCCTGACGGGTTCAACTGCTTCATCTAATTGGGCTGGCAAACTCCTGCTATTATACACCATTTTGTACATTTTCAATAGAAAAAAACACTATCCCCTGTCAAAACCTAGAAAACGGGTGCCTTGAAAATGCAGGCTGCCCACATCTCCCTCTGCCAAGAGGGCATACTGGTCTGGTCGTACACGAAACTCCTGCCGTTTGCCCTCCCATTCGAAAGTCACATAATAGTTGGTCCGTGCCATTTCATTTCCAAAGACATGAGTCCGTTTGGCAACCAACCTAGCCCTGCAAGTCTCTTTGGGAGCCTGGTTATTCCGCAACCATTCAGTCATATTTTTGACAATCTGAAAACAAACCGTTCCCAGTATAAGCATCGCTATTGCATAGAAGAAAAACATAAACAAGCCTGAGCTATGGACCAAATCTTGCATTTTAGGCTCCTCCTTTTTTAATAATAGTATATCAAATTTTACAAAAAAATCCATATTCATCCAGTCATTCAGCAGAAAATTGAAAATTCTACTGAATCATGGTAAAATGAGATAATTTTTACGTTTTCTAGAAAGGATTTTCCAATGAAAAAGCACATGATTCTTGCCTTGGCATCCGCTATTTTTTTAACAGCGTGCACATCAACTGCCAATCAAACGACTTCAACCGATTCTAGCAGCTCAACTGCTTCTAGCACAAGCACCGATACCAGCGCTTCTGCCCAATATGCAAAAGACCTGGCTTATGCAATCAATAATCCAAATGCTGTTTTCCCACAGCTGTCCACAGACATCGCTGAAAATGAGGCGGCTGTCAAACTAAAAACCTCTCAGGGTGATATTACCATCAAACTCTTCCCTGAGCAAGCCCCATTGGCTGTGGAAAACTTTTTAACCCATGCCAAAGAAGGCTACTATGATGGGATAATTTTCCACCGGGTCATCGAAGGATTTATGATTCAAACAGGAGACCCTCAGGGCGACGGTACCGGCGGGGAGTCTATCTGGGCTGGTAAAGATGACAGCATCGACGCTGGCAATGGCTTTAAAAATGAAATCTCCGCCTTCCTCTACAATATCCGTGGCGCCCTTGCCATGGCTAATGCAGGAGCCAATACCAATGGTAGCCAGTTCTTCATCAACCAAAACACAACCGATGCCTCTAGCCAATTATCCACAAGTAAGTACCCTGGCAAGATTATCGAAGCCTACAAGAATGGTGGTAATCCAAGCCTAGATGGTGGCTATACTGTTTTTGGTCAGGTAATTGAAGGCATGGATGTTGTTGATAAGATTGCTGCGGTAGAAACCGACGACAATGACAAACCAACCTCTGAAGTAACCATTCAAAGCATTGAAATTATCAAAGATTATACCTTTTAAAAAATGAAAACCCAGCCATACGGCTGGGTTTTATGCTTGTTCTAAAAATGCCATCAAGGTCTGCGCAGAACGTTCGCCTGCTTGGATGATAAATTCATCAAAAGTGATATTGGCATCGCCTTGGGCAGTATCACTCATGGCCCGAATGACCAAGAAGGGTTTGCCTGCATTAACAGCCGCTTGGGCAATGGCCGCTCCTTCCATCTCAACTGCTAAGACGTCTGGAAAGTGAGAACGAATAGCTGCAATCTTGTCCTGACCTGCGATAAAACTATCCCCAGTCGCAATCAAGCCGATATGACTAATCTGTTCCTGCTCTTTCAATACAGCTGCTAATTTTTCTAGCAAGCTGCTATCTGCTGGGAAATACAAGTCTTGACCTGACATTTGACCATGTGGGTAACCAAAGGCAGTCAAATCGACATCATGGTAAACCAATCGATCCGCTACTACCACATCTCCGATTGCGATGCCCTCAGCAACTGCACCCGCAGAGCCCGTATTGACAATGACATCTACTGCAAATTTCTCAGCCAAAATCGCAACAGACATAGCAGACATGACCTTGCCAACACCAGATTGGACTAAAACAACTTCATGCTGACCCAATCGACCTTGGAAATAAGTCCGCCCTAAGACTTCCACTTCCTGACTATCTACCAAGTTATCGACCAAAATGGCCAATTCCTGAGGCATGGCTGCAATAATTCCGAATTTCATTTCATTCTCCTTTATAGATAGAAAACAGCAATGATCAAGAGGACCAAGAGCAAGATGACTATTAGGAGAATTCGATTGACCTTGCTTCGAAATTCCTCCCTTTTGACAGTTTCAATTCGACGACTCTTGACGATAGAAGCATCTACTGGGATACGGACGGTTTCCCCTTCCTTATAGCCCTGGTAATCCTCCTCTTCCCAATCAAAACCGATTTCTTCCTCAAAGCGAGAAAGGTCCTGGGTTGGTTCATAGTATCCAAATCCCTTTTTATCTGTTACTGGCTCGCCTCTCTTTGCGCGCTCAATGATGTCATCTGTTAACAAGGGCTTGCCCATTGCCAATTTCCTACTTTCTCATTAATTGTAAATATTGAACCGCCATAATGGTCTTGGCATCACAAATGTCTCCATTTGCAATTAACTCCAAGGCTTCTTCCAAACTCACATAAGACAGTTCGATGACCTCGTCTTCATCCATTGGTCGTGGGTTTTCAACTTTTACCAAGTTATCCGCTAGGTAGAGTCGGATGCGCTCATTACAAAAACCAATAGCGGAGTAAAAATCTGCCAACAAGGTCAGCTTGTCACTAGTATAACCTGTCTCTTCTTCCAATTCACGCAAGGCCGCATCTTCAAGTGTATCTTCTTCTCCCAACTCCAATTTACCTGCTGGAATCTCGTAAATGGCACGTTCAATTGCCTTACGGTATTGTTTGACCAAAATCATTTTACCTTCAGGAGTGACTGCTAGGACACAGACCGCTCCCTTGTGAAAAATCAGTTCGCGTTTGCCTGTGTTACCATCTGGCAGTAAGACATCGTCAACAACTACATCAAAGATATGGCCTTTGAAAATTTCTGTACGTTGAATGGTTTTTTCTTCAAATTTCATAGTATCACCTATTTTTGGCTTGGATGGAAGGGAAAACGGATCGCATAGCCTTCTTTATTTTCCTGACGGCCACGACCGACACCGATGGCATCCTTTGGAATGTCTTTGGTAATGGTGGATCCTGCTGCTAACAATGCAGCTTCGCCAACAGTTACAGGAGCGATAATGGTCGAGTTT is a genomic window of Streptococcus sp. 29896 containing:
- a CDS encoding DUF3397 domain-containing protein, with the protein product MIILKIASILFLILTLTASIIAVKLFGLEKKGWNFADIAFPLYFIESYIISDRIFYHSLLPHLVLLLGLLAIGIASFFLFKKRTFSYRRFFKFFWRSGFILTFLFYLALVITLFTLK
- a CDS encoding VOC family protein, giving the protein MKFEAVHHIAIIGSNYEQTREFYVDKLGFEQLDEHIRPEKNDILFNVKKGNMILEIFIKPDAPLRPAMPHPEHTGLRHLAFQVADVEACLEEFDRLGIRHEALRTDDFDGKKMAFFFDPDGLPLEIHE
- a CDS encoding DNA translocase FtsK; translation: MAKSSKKGKATRRPTKAEQAQRQTVQNFVVRGLFLFLLIFTMLRLGAVGVTLYNITRILIGSLAYLGLTAAFIIAFVGPKIKEREGTRLGIGFIIIGFLLAYQAYFDQVYTGRDLFGHTLELAFKDLFGLKVTEFLGGGLIGGTLYLPVSFLFANIGTFLIAGLLVLFGLFFIGPWSVYDIGEFLGLAGQRMSQASQERAEKRALRAVQKEEKRAEKAAQQAALEAEQAALRLEQETKEREAVALLHPHVDLETGEILEEAPQVPIISGYDSQEEEEFPVLLVEDEADLPAQQQVVSDDDGQDIQIDFQPKKNLAYKLPSIDLFAPIKAKSQANEKKIVRQNIKVLEETFASFGIKVAVERAEIGPSVTKYEVKPAVGVRVNRISNLADDLALALAAKDVRIEAPIPGKSLVGIEVPNSEVAMVPFRELWEQSKTDANKLLEIPLGKAVNGSVRSFNLARMPHLLVAGSTGSGKSVAVNGIISSILMKAGPDQVKFMMIDPKMVELSVYNDIPHLLIPVVTNPRKAARALQKVVDEMEKRYELFSHLGVRNLEGYNAKVEEFNSRSNEKQIPLPLIVVIVDELADLMMVASKEVEDAIIRLGQKARAAGIHMILATQRPSVDVISGLIKANVPSRIAFAVSSGTDSRTILDENGAEKLLGRGDMLFKPIDENHPVRLQGSFISDDDVEAIVSFIKEQAEADYDETFDPGEVAEGDSDTGFGDAGGDPLFNEARALVVETQKASASMIQRRLSVGFNRATRLMEELEAAGVIGPAEGTKPRKVLETQ
- a CDS encoding DUF2500 domain-containing protein, which produces MQDLVHSSGLFMFFFYAIAMLILGTVCFQIVKNMTEWLRNNQAPKETCRARLVAKRTHVFGNEMARTNYYVTFEWEGKRQEFRVRPDQYALLAEGDVGSLHFQGTRFLGFDRG
- a CDS encoding peptidylprolyl isomerase, translated to MKKHMILALASAIFLTACTSTANQTTSTDSSSSTASSTSTDTSASAQYAKDLAYAINNPNAVFPQLSTDIAENEAAVKLKTSQGDITIKLFPEQAPLAVENFLTHAKEGYYDGIIFHRVIEGFMIQTGDPQGDGTGGESIWAGKDDSIDAGNGFKNEISAFLYNIRGALAMANAGANTNGSQFFINQNTTDASSQLSTSKYPGKIIEAYKNGGNPSLDGGYTVFGQVIEGMDVVDKIAAVETDDNDKPTSEVTIQSIEIIKDYTF
- a CDS encoding 5'-methylthioadenosine/adenosylhomocysteine nucleosidase, which encodes MKFGIIAAMPQELAILVDNLVDSQEVEVLGRTYFQGRLGQHEVVLVQSGVGKVMSAMSVAILAEKFAVDVIVNTGSAGAVAEGIAIGDVVVADRLVYHDVDLTAFGYPHGQMSGQDLYFPADSSLLEKLAAVLKEQEQISHIGLIATGDSFIAGQDKIAAIRSHFPDVLAVEMEGAAIAQAAVNAGKPFLVIRAMSDTAQGDANITFDEFIIQAGERSAQTLMAFLEQA
- the macP gene encoding cell wall synthase accessory phosphoprotein MacP — translated: MGKPLLTDDIIERAKRGEPVTDKKGFGYYEPTQDLSRFEEEIGFDWEEEDYQGYKEGETVRIPVDASIVKSRRIETVKREEFRSKVNRILLIVILLLVLLIIAVFYL
- a CDS encoding NUDIX hydrolase, which translates into the protein MKFEEKTIQRTEIFKGHIFDVVVDDVLLPDGNTGKRELIFHKGAVCVLAVTPEGKMILVKQYRKAIERAIYEIPAGKLELGEEDTLEDAALRELEEETGYTSDKLTLLADFYSAIGFCNERIRLYLADNLVKVENPRPMDEDEVIELSYVSLEEALELIANGDICDAKTIMAVQYLQLMRK